Proteins encoded in a region of the Spiroplasma endosymbiont of Amphimallon solstitiale genome:
- a CDS encoding IS256 family transposase — protein MAKKQNINNNDPISKAVDLLLENTEDLTTVFKEGGLYKELTKRLVEKMLNSEMQNYLGYEKNQHSNTENARNGTSSKKLITQQGKIEIDVPRDRNSDFTPVIVAKRQRRFDGFDQQVLSLYAKGMTLSDIRMQLQELYHGADISESVISQITDDVIDDVKAWQNRPLESIYPIVYFDCIVVKVRQDKRIINKSVYIALGVDLEGKKDVLGLWISENEGAKFWLANFTEMKNRGLNDILIACSDNLTGMSEAIQAVYPKTEHQLCIVHQIRNSLKYVSYKHRKTLVTDLKPIYSACSEEQAMQALESFESKWNKQYPQIAKSWYKNWENLMIFISYPAEIKRVIYTTNAIESVNSQLRKVIRNKKAFPNDMSVFKIFYLAIENITKKWTLPIQNWNTAIAHFMIKFEDRINLN, from the coding sequence ATGGCTAAAAAACAAAATATTAATAATAATGATCCAATATCAAAAGCAGTAGATTTATTATTAGAAAATACTGAAGATTTAACAACAGTTTTTAAAGAAGGGGGTTTATATAAAGAATTAACAAAACGTTTAGTTGAAAAAATGTTGAATTCTGAAATGCAAAATTATTTAGGATATGAAAAAAATCAACATAGTAATACTGAAAATGCTCGTAATGGTACAAGTTCAAAAAAATTAATAACTCAACAAGGTAAAATTGAGATTGATGTACCAAGAGATCGCAATAGTGATTTTACTCCTGTAATAGTTGCAAAAAGACAGCGAAGATTTGATGGTTTTGATCAACAAGTGCTTTCACTATATGCAAAAGGTATGACTCTATCTGACATTAGAATGCAGTTACAAGAGTTATATCATGGTGCTGATATTAGTGAAAGTGTTATTAGTCAAATTACTGATGATGTTATTGATGATGTCAAAGCATGACAAAATCGACCATTAGAAAGCATTTATCCGATTGTTTATTTTGATTGTATAGTAGTTAAAGTTAGACAAGATAAACGGATTATTAATAAATCAGTTTATATAGCATTAGGAGTTGATTTAGAAGGTAAAAAAGATGTTTTAGGCTTATGAATTAGTGAAAATGAAGGTGCTAAATTTTGATTAGCTAATTTCACAGAAATGAAAAATCGAGGCTTAAATGATATTTTGATTGCTTGTAGTGATAATTTAACAGGCATGTCAGAAGCAATACAAGCAGTTTATCCTAAAACAGAACATCAATTATGCATTGTTCATCAAATTCGAAATAGTTTAAAATATGTTTCATACAAACATCGAAAAACTCTAGTTACAGATTTAAAACCAATTTATAGTGCATGTAGTGAAGAACAAGCAATGCAAGCTTTAGAATCATTTGAAAGTAAATGAAATAAACAATATCCCCAAATTGCTAAATCTTGATATAAAAATTGAGAAAATTTGATGATTTTTATTAGTTATCCTGCAGAAATCAAAAGAGTAATTTATACAACAAATGCTATTGAATCTGTTAATAGTCAATTACGAAAAGTTATTAGAAACAAAAAAGCTTTTCCTAATGATATGTCAGTTTTTAAAATATTTTATTTAGCAATTGAAAATATAACAAAAAAATGAACATTGCCTATTCAAAATTGAAATACAGCAATTGCTCATTTTATGATAAAATTTGAAGATAGAATTAATCTGAACTAG